The region TCTAGAAAGACCGAGCATGTCTACAGCTGCTTACAGAGAATTTGCAAGGAGGTTCCAGCACTGTCAGCGTTGACCATTGAAGCTCTCGAGATTCCGCGAGATCTTTGCTGAACGATCTCGATCAGATAAGCAGGAAcgagaagctgcgcgaaGCTGCGCGAAGCTTCGCCGGACCTCGGCAAGAAACTGGTCACGTGACTTCCAAACATTCGGTGTAAGTACATGCGACGGACCATCCAATAAGTAttgatcttctcatcccAAATGCATGGATAATTGATGAGCTTACTGTGGAACTAACTATGTCAAGGAGTCCTGCCCGCctacttaataataatggaaCAGCTTTTATTCATATGTCACATATTTTTACAGTAGTATACACCTACATCTCAACTCCCATGCAACAATGGTAGGTTGCGCCCCCTGTTCCTTTCCCAGCTTCCCTACCTAGTTTCCCTAGCACAAAAAGGTAGTGTGAGGCCCCATTCATGGTGTACACGCAAGCATTATTGAATCCTGCCGCACAGCTGGCAAAGAGCGCCAATTGCTTAAGCAAAGCCGGTGACTTTGGTGACCAAGGTACTCCTAGCGAGCTCTTCGCTTGCTATAATCCACTTTGGCTGAGACAACGTAGAGCCCAGCTAGGTGCATAAAAGCTCGTTGTTACCAAGCTTTCAACATTGAGGAAACTCAAGATGTAGCAGCGTGTATCACTAGGTGTTCGGAGTCCTCGACCAGGGAGAGTGCCTATTGCCGCCCATGGGCGCACAAATATTCTATCGAATATTTCGAATTCCGGACGATGAGTATATCTCGAGTTGCCTTGAGCCTTTTCGGAGGAGATATTCGATCGCGCCGAAGTCCTTCTTGTTGATAGCCATGTGCTTTTCAAATTCCGTTCTACCGAGTTGTGAGTGGAGGAAGACCATCTT is a window of Aspergillus puulaauensis MK2 DNA, chromosome 4, nearly complete sequence DNA encoding:
- a CDS encoding succinate dehydrogenase assembly factor 1 (COG:O;~EggNog:ENOG410PRUS;~InterPro:IPR008011;~PFAM:PF13233,PF05347), whose protein sequence is MARLSGLQREVLSLYRKCLREIRKKPAESRNNFKSFARTEFEKHMAINKKDFGAIEYLLRKGSRQLEIYSSSGIRNIR